One part of the Paenibacillus silvisoli genome encodes these proteins:
- the miaA gene encoding tRNA (adenosine(37)-N6)-dimethylallyltransferase MiaA has protein sequence MSQATANNEKAKPRLLALIGPTAVGKTKLSLEIAKAWNAEIISGDSIQVYKGMDIGTAKIKPEEREGIPHHLIDICDPTHAFSVAEFQERCATLIPEIESRGKLPFIVGGTGLYVESVAYGYDFAEVGSDEAYREEQRLFALEHGAEALHERLRAVDPAAAERLHPNDQRRVIRALEVHHLTGTTVSEQLEGQKKTSPFELCIIGLTMDRAKLYARINERVDAMIEEGLVDEVKRLLADGVPANAVSMHGLGYKEIVLYLEGHLTLEEAVEMLKRDTRRFAKRQLSWFRHMSDIHWIDADENFNKNLQTIHGILAGKFRMDLEYTFNQPFDDGGNAQ, from the coding sequence ATGAGCCAAGCGACTGCGAACAATGAGAAAGCCAAACCGAGACTGCTTGCGCTCATCGGTCCGACCGCGGTCGGGAAAACAAAGTTAAGCCTGGAGATCGCCAAAGCCTGGAACGCGGAGATCATTTCCGGCGATTCCATTCAAGTGTATAAGGGTATGGACATCGGCACCGCCAAAATCAAACCCGAGGAGCGCGAAGGGATTCCGCATCATTTGATCGATATATGCGATCCGACCCATGCGTTCTCCGTAGCAGAGTTTCAAGAACGGTGCGCAACGCTCATTCCGGAAATCGAAAGCCGCGGCAAGCTGCCGTTTATCGTCGGCGGAACGGGACTTTACGTCGAGTCCGTCGCGTACGGCTACGACTTCGCCGAGGTCGGCTCCGATGAAGCCTACCGGGAGGAGCAGCGGCTGTTCGCGCTCGAGCATGGCGCAGAAGCGCTTCACGAGCGGCTTCGCGCCGTTGACCCGGCCGCCGCGGAGCGGCTGCACCCGAACGATCAGCGCCGCGTCATCCGCGCGCTGGAAGTGCATCATTTGACGGGAACGACCGTTTCCGAGCAGCTGGAGGGTCAGAAAAAGACATCGCCTTTCGAACTGTGTATTATCGGGCTCACGATGGACCGGGCCAAGCTGTATGCCCGGATCAATGAACGGGTCGACGCCATGATCGAGGAAGGGCTGGTTGATGAAGTCAAGAGGCTGCTCGCCGACGGCGTCCCTGCTAACGCCGTTTCGATGCACGGCCTCGGCTATAAGGAAATCGTCCTTTACTTGGAGGGACATCTCACGCTCGAGGAAGCGGTGGAGATGCTCAAACGGGATACAAGACGGTTCGCCAAGCGGCAGCTTTCGTGGTTCCGCCATATGAGCGACATCCACTGGATCGATGCCGATGAAAATTTTAACAAGAATTTGCAAACAATTCATGGTATACTAGCAGGAAAGTTTAGGATGGATCTTGAATATACTTTTAACCAACCTTTTGACGATGGGGGTAACGCGCAATGA
- the hfq gene encoding RNA chaperone Hfq translates to MNKSINIQDTFLNQLRKDSVPVTVYLTNGFQIRGVIKAFDNFTIVIDSEGRQQMVYKHAISTFTPQRNVSLMQVQDNEA, encoded by the coding sequence ATGAACAAATCAATCAACATTCAGGATACATTTCTGAATCAACTCCGCAAAGACAGCGTGCCGGTAACCGTCTATTTGACGAACGGCTTCCAAATTCGCGGTGTTATCAAAGCATTCGACAACTTCACGATCGTCATTGACAGCGAAGGCCGCCAACAAATGGTGTACAAGCATGCCATCTCGACCTTTACCCCGCAGCGCAATGTATCGCTTATGCAGGTTCAAGACAACGAAGCGTAA
- the mutS gene encoding DNA mismatch repair protein MutS has translation MSAYTPMIQQYLGIKEGAQDAILFFRLGDFYEMFFDDAINASRELEITLTGREGGGDKKIPMCGVPYHSAENYIARLIEKGYKVAICEQVEDPAAAKGVVRREIIRVVTPGTVMETKSLADKANNFIVSVAEQGGAYGVAACDLTTGELYVTSFPAGVESLTDEVNLYHPSEIVGDAAVLEQLRELASAWNRPVLFTERTPMEPERLEQQFSELALEALAPARHRAVSLLTGYLDETQKRSLGHVRRISAYEPNQYMILDPFTRRNLELVETVRDRSKKGSLLWLLDRTRTSMGARLLRRWIDKPLLSKAAIDERLEAVDKLYGNFILRDELRGELNEIYDLERLVGRVAYGSANGRDLNALKSSLQHVPALAALCAESDSATLRKLVAGVDHCADLAEMIETVIVDEPPVSVREGGLIRAGYDSYLDELREASVNGKKWLAELERREREATGIKSLKIGYNKVFGYYLEVSKANIGSLPEGRYERKQTLTNAERYVTPELKEKETLILEAEDKMVDLEHAKFLELREHLTAHLHRLQKLAEVLAAIDVFQSLATVSGEQRYVKPNVTEGYDFIVREGRHPVVEAVMDAAFIANDTALANGTDKASMLLITGPNMAGKSTYMRQVALISIMAQIGCFVPAKFAEVPLIDRIFTRIGAADDLIGGQSTFMVEMKDIQIMTEKASAQSLVIIDELGRGTSTGEGMAIAQAVIEFVHYEVGCKALVSTHFHELAHLGDTLPRLANACMAVQETGDNVTFLRKLVPGAAGSSYGIYCAQLAGLPDSIIQRAYSLLELHTDQENAAAAAAASKLPYAAEAAAGYEAPQMTRAAHETPAVISAAPAEFAVPAADQAPSAAEFVQLSIFEEPAPVSAKQRKGSARAEQLAEQLRKLDLFNLTPMQAMQWLNDMKLKLNEEH, from the coding sequence ATGTCTGCATACACCCCCATGATCCAACAATATTTAGGCATAAAAGAAGGCGCGCAGGACGCGATTCTTTTTTTTCGCTTAGGCGATTTCTATGAAATGTTTTTCGACGACGCGATCAACGCTTCGCGCGAGCTTGAAATTACGCTCACCGGACGCGAAGGCGGCGGCGACAAAAAAATACCGATGTGCGGCGTTCCCTACCATTCCGCCGAAAACTATATCGCCCGCTTGATCGAAAAAGGCTATAAAGTCGCCATCTGCGAGCAGGTGGAAGACCCGGCGGCGGCTAAAGGCGTGGTCAGGCGCGAAATCATCCGCGTCGTGACGCCCGGAACCGTCATGGAGACGAAGTCGCTGGCGGATAAGGCGAACAACTTCATCGTCTCCGTAGCGGAGCAAGGCGGCGCTTATGGCGTGGCGGCGTGCGATCTTACGACCGGCGAGCTGTACGTGACCTCGTTCCCGGCAGGCGTGGAGTCGTTAACGGATGAAGTCAATCTCTATCATCCGTCCGAGATCGTCGGCGACGCCGCCGTGCTGGAGCAGCTTCGCGAGCTGGCGTCGGCTTGGAACCGGCCGGTGCTGTTCACGGAGCGGACGCCGATGGAGCCGGAGCGGCTGGAGCAGCAGTTCAGCGAACTGGCGCTAGAAGCGCTGGCCCCTGCGCGGCACCGCGCCGTCAGCCTGCTGACCGGCTACCTGGACGAAACCCAGAAGCGGTCGCTTGGCCATGTCCGCCGCATCTCGGCGTACGAGCCGAATCAATATATGATTCTGGATCCGTTTACGAGACGCAACCTGGAATTGGTTGAAACGGTCCGAGACCGCAGCAAGAAGGGCTCGCTGCTCTGGCTGCTGGACCGTACGCGCACCTCGATGGGCGCTCGTCTGCTGAGACGCTGGATCGACAAGCCGCTTCTGTCGAAGGCGGCGATCGATGAACGGCTGGAAGCGGTAGACAAGCTGTACGGCAATTTTATTTTGCGGGACGAGCTGCGCGGAGAGCTGAATGAGATCTATGACCTCGAGCGGCTCGTCGGCCGCGTAGCCTACGGAAGCGCGAACGGTCGTGACCTCAATGCGCTCAAATCTTCGCTTCAGCATGTCCCGGCCTTGGCCGCGCTTTGCGCGGAGTCCGATTCCGCGACGCTCCGCAAGCTCGTTGCAGGCGTAGATCACTGCGCCGATCTGGCCGAAATGATCGAGACGGTCATCGTGGACGAGCCGCCGGTTTCCGTGCGGGAAGGCGGTCTGATCCGCGCCGGCTACGACAGCTATTTGGACGAGCTGCGCGAGGCGAGCGTGAACGGGAAGAAGTGGCTGGCGGAGCTGGAGCGCAGGGAGCGCGAAGCAACCGGCATCAAGTCGCTCAAGATCGGCTACAACAAAGTGTTCGGCTACTATCTGGAAGTGTCCAAAGCGAATATCGGCAGCCTTCCGGAAGGCCGTTACGAGCGCAAGCAAACGTTGACGAACGCCGAGCGCTACGTCACGCCCGAGCTGAAAGAGAAAGAGACGCTCATTCTCGAAGCGGAGGACAAAATGGTCGATCTGGAGCATGCCAAGTTCCTGGAGCTCCGCGAACATTTGACCGCGCACCTGCACCGGCTGCAAAAGCTGGCAGAAGTGCTTGCGGCCATCGACGTGTTCCAGTCCCTCGCAACGGTGAGCGGCGAGCAGCGCTACGTGAAGCCGAACGTGACGGAAGGCTACGATTTCATCGTGCGGGAAGGCCGCCATCCGGTCGTAGAGGCGGTTATGGACGCTGCGTTCATCGCGAACGACACCGCGCTCGCCAATGGAACGGACAAGGCGTCGATGCTGCTCATCACCGGACCGAACATGGCCGGTAAGAGCACGTACATGCGCCAAGTCGCGCTGATCAGCATCATGGCGCAGATCGGCTGCTTCGTGCCGGCGAAATTCGCGGAGGTGCCGCTGATCGATCGCATTTTCACGCGCATCGGCGCCGCGGACGATCTCATCGGCGGCCAAAGCACGTTCATGGTCGAGATGAAGGACATCCAGATCATGACGGAGAAAGCGTCCGCGCAAAGCCTCGTCATCATCGACGAGCTTGGCCGCGGCACGTCGACGGGCGAAGGGATGGCGATCGCGCAGGCCGTGATCGAGTTCGTTCATTATGAAGTGGGCTGCAAAGCGCTCGTGTCGACGCATTTCCACGAGCTGGCTCACTTGGGCGATACGCTGCCGCGCCTTGCTAACGCTTGTATGGCCGTGCAGGAAACGGGCGATAACGTGACGTTTCTCCGCAAGCTTGTCCCGGGTGCGGCAGGCAGCAGCTACGGGATTTATTGCGCGCAGCTGGCCGGATTGCCGGACAGCATTATCCAGCGGGCGTATTCGCTGCTGGAGCTGCACACGGATCAGGAAAATGCGGCAGCCGCTGCCGCGGCTTCGAAGCTGCCGTATGCGGCTGAAGCGGCTGCAGGCTATGAGGCGCCGCAGATGACACGGGCTGCTCATGAGACGCCGGCCGTTATCAGCGCCGCCCCGGCGGAATTTGCCGTGCCAGCTGCGGACCAAGCGCCGTCGGCGGCAGAATTCGTGCAGCTCTCGATCTTCGAGGAGCCGGCGCCGGTTTCCGCCAAGCAGCGCAAAGGCAGCGCGCGCGCAGAGCAGCTCGCCGAGCAGCTGCGCAAGCTGGATTTGTTTAATTTAACGCCGATGCAGGCGATGCAATGGCTGAACGATATGAAGCTGAAGCTGAACGAAGAGCACTAG
- the mutL gene encoding DNA mismatch repair endonuclease MutL, translated as MSKIRILDEQLANQIAAGEVVERPSSVVKELVENAVDAGSTAIDIVIEEGGLTLVRVTDNGSGIEGDDIETAFYRHATSKISSSKDLFRIASLGFRGEALPSIAAVAKVECVSAIDKSGLGRKLVIEGGTITANEETNAPQGTDISVRELFYNTPARLKYMKTIQTEIGHIADYVNRLALAHPGIAFTLKHNGGLLLRTLGSGDRLQAFAAIYGSATAKAMLPVSGEHPDYELRGYISKPEQTRSNRNGITIVVNGRYIKSFIINQAILQAYHTLLPINRFPLIVLELGMHPSLLDVNVHPSKMEVRFSKEAELREFIEEAVKRALGKQRHIPGPAAPAERSKPVYVQDRISFHQPEDSFFKGTSSVPSAPQEKPHASAAEIAAALQIAEEAISGTPTAWKTPEASPSGRSSFSGSGSAGGTGNSVRPAAQYGKSASDWQATGSQRTASIPRDATERLYAPPADRSESTAARETATANVYEATDRPASSDVVPDNIQASAIPPVSQSDDEQPAPAADNALADARPDVQAPSASSNVPVASNASGFPELYWIGQLHGTYIIAQNEEGLFLIDQHAAHERINYEYFFEKFSRPQQASQQLLVPLTMEFTQAEAAALKGKLHYLQEAGVELEPFGAHTFLVRSYPEWLPEGEEHNVIEEMAEWLIGERGAVDIGKMREKSAIMCSCKASIKANDRLTREEGEGLLRRLAACVQPYTCPHGRPIVVHMTTYQLEKMFKRVMS; from the coding sequence ATGAGCAAAATCCGCATCTTGGACGAGCAGCTGGCGAACCAAATCGCGGCCGGCGAAGTGGTGGAGCGGCCGTCCTCGGTCGTGAAGGAGCTGGTGGAGAACGCGGTTGACGCCGGCAGCACCGCCATCGATATCGTCATCGAGGAAGGCGGGCTTACGCTGGTTCGCGTCACGGACAACGGCTCCGGCATCGAGGGCGACGATATCGAAACCGCGTTCTACCGCCATGCGACGAGCAAAATCTCTTCCAGCAAAGATTTATTCCGCATCGCGAGCCTTGGCTTTCGCGGCGAAGCGCTGCCGAGTATCGCGGCTGTCGCCAAAGTGGAGTGCGTCTCCGCGATCGATAAGTCGGGCCTTGGCCGCAAGCTCGTGATCGAAGGCGGCACCATTACGGCGAACGAGGAGACGAATGCGCCGCAGGGAACGGATATAAGCGTGCGCGAGCTGTTTTATAACACGCCCGCCAGGCTTAAGTATATGAAGACGATCCAAACGGAGATCGGGCATATCGCGGACTATGTCAACCGTCTCGCGCTTGCGCATCCGGGCATCGCGTTCACGCTCAAGCATAACGGCGGCTTATTGCTGCGGACGCTTGGCAGCGGCGACCGCCTGCAGGCATTCGCGGCGATTTACGGCTCGGCAACCGCGAAGGCGATGCTGCCGGTTTCCGGCGAGCATCCCGACTACGAGCTGCGCGGGTATATTTCCAAGCCCGAGCAGACCCGGTCGAACCGAAACGGCATTACGATCGTCGTGAACGGCAGATATATTAAGAGCTTTATCATTAACCAAGCGATTCTGCAGGCTTATCATACGCTTCTTCCGATCAACCGATTTCCGCTGATCGTGCTGGAGCTGGGCATGCACCCGAGCCTTCTCGATGTCAACGTGCATCCGTCCAAAATGGAGGTGCGCTTCAGCAAGGAGGCCGAGCTGCGCGAGTTTATCGAGGAAGCGGTCAAGCGCGCGCTTGGCAAGCAGCGTCATATTCCGGGACCTGCGGCGCCGGCCGAACGGTCGAAGCCGGTTTATGTGCAGGACCGGATTTCGTTTCATCAACCGGAAGATTCGTTTTTCAAGGGGACGTCATCGGTTCCATCGGCGCCGCAGGAAAAACCGCATGCTTCGGCAGCGGAGATCGCGGCTGCGCTTCAAATCGCCGAAGAAGCGATTTCCGGCACGCCTACCGCATGGAAGACGCCGGAAGCTTCGCCTTCCGGCCGCTCTTCGTTTTCAGGCAGCGGCAGCGCCGGCGGAACAGGGAACTCCGTACGCCCGGCAGCGCAATACGGTAAATCAGCATCGGATTGGCAGGCAACAGGCAGCCAGCGTACCGCATCGATTCCGCGTGACGCGACGGAGCGTCTGTACGCGCCACCTGCAGATCGAAGCGAAAGCACGGCTGCCCGCGAGACGGCAACGGCGAATGTATATGAAGCGACAGACCGACCAGCGTCATCCGATGTAGTGCCGGATAACATTCAGGCCAGCGCCATCCCGCCTGTATCACAGTCAGATGATGAGCAACCTGCTCCCGCTGCCGACAACGCGCTCGCTGACGCGAGGCCTGACGTACAAGCCCCGTCTGCTAGCAGCAACGTCCCGGTTGCATCCAATGCGTCCGGATTTCCGGAGCTCTATTGGATTGGCCAGCTGCACGGCACGTATATCATCGCGCAGAACGAAGAGGGTCTATTCCTGATCGATCAGCATGCGGCGCATGAGCGGATAAATTACGAATATTTCTTCGAGAAGTTCAGCCGTCCGCAGCAAGCCAGCCAGCAGCTGCTCGTCCCGCTGACGATGGAGTTTACGCAAGCCGAGGCGGCGGCGCTGAAGGGCAAGCTGCATTATTTGCAGGAAGCCGGCGTCGAGCTGGAGCCGTTCGGGGCGCATACGTTCCTCGTTCGTTCCTATCCGGAGTGGCTGCCTGAAGGCGAGGAGCATAACGTCATCGAAGAAATGGCGGAATGGCTGATCGGCGAACGCGGCGCCGTCGATATCGGCAAGATGAGAGAGAAGTCGGCCATTATGTGCTCCTGCAAAGCTTCGATTAAAGCGAACGACAGGCTCACGCGCGAGGAAGGCGAAGGGCTGCTTAGGCGTCTGGCTGCATGCGTTCAGCCGTATACATGCCCGCACGGCAGACCGATCGTCGTCCATATGACGACCTATCAGCTCGAAAAAATGTTCAAGCGGGTGATGTCATGA
- a CDS encoding class I SAM-dependent methyltransferase, producing the protein MIVTTPQKPTPEQTAYAAGIAGELGGRLVPRKQDSLSLLKTKYGDNRLLVADDRGLRYYEESEEPLYFHPSMAYVRVKRMRKGEADPLITLTGCEPGDRVIDCTAGLGSDAIVFAYAVGPQGHVTALESEQMLYTVVREGLKTYETEHADVNEAFRRIDMRNTNHLEYLAQLPDKSVDIVYFDPMFRKPMHDSSALQPLRGLANNAELSEESVRQAARVARKMVVLKEHKDSGEFQRLGFERRHINKIAYGVIQPT; encoded by the coding sequence ATGATCGTAACGACGCCGCAGAAGCCGACACCCGAGCAGACCGCGTATGCGGCCGGTATCGCCGGGGAGCTGGGCGGCCGCCTAGTTCCGCGCAAGCAGGATTCGCTAAGCCTGCTCAAAACGAAGTACGGCGACAACCGCCTGCTTGTTGCAGACGACAGGGGACTGCGCTATTATGAGGAATCGGAGGAGCCGCTGTATTTTCATCCCAGCATGGCTTACGTGCGCGTCAAACGGATGCGCAAAGGCGAAGCCGATCCGCTTATTACGCTGACGGGCTGCGAGCCCGGTGACCGCGTCATCGATTGCACGGCGGGACTTGGCTCCGATGCGATCGTTTTCGCTTATGCGGTCGGTCCGCAAGGACATGTTACCGCGCTCGAAAGCGAGCAAATGCTGTATACGGTCGTGCGGGAAGGGCTCAAAACCTACGAGACGGAGCATGCGGACGTCAATGAAGCGTTTCGCCGCATCGACATGCGCAACACGAACCACCTCGAGTATTTAGCCCAGCTGCCGGACAAGAGCGTCGACATCGTCTATTTCGATCCGATGTTCCGCAAGCCGATGCACGATTCGTCGGCACTGCAGCCTCTGCGGGGATTGGCCAACAATGCCGAGCTGAGCGAGGAATCCGTCCGTCAGGCGGCGCGAGTCGCCCGCAAGATGGTCGTGCTCAAGGAGCACAAGGACAGCGGGGAGTTTCAGCGGCTCGGCTTCGAGCGACGGCATATCAATAAAATTGCGTACGGAGTGATTCAGCCCACATGA
- a CDS encoding glycoside hydrolase family 172 protein, which translates to MQPTISELRSATSKQFTTFDPHTKSKTKRIEPGAPAMTLVESDTPGMITRMWLTFPGWFWRHWDPKAENDPSTLKKLILRIYWDGEEHPSVEAPVGDFFGIGHCEFRHYTSRYLGMSSGGFYSYFPMPYNKVRIEMENLHESIPCDVFFNANYEEYDEPQAGQGRFHCLFQTNRLGGSDPMPVLDIQGSGHYVGCCLSMQGEELNYLSYLEAPEYIYVDTEGGEPTIVGTGLEDYFNGGWYFRDGEFNGELHGVPLKDTLRSMISMYRFHERDAIAFKENFKLSFVNPWEAKHLKPYWYSSTAYWYQDRAAALPEKLPVDRLMGLYRIRDTDHQSYP; encoded by the coding sequence GTGCAACCCACGATTTCCGAACTGCGGAGCGCGACTTCGAAGCAATTCACGACGTTCGATCCGCATACGAAGAGCAAAACGAAACGCATCGAACCCGGCGCGCCGGCCATGACGCTCGTCGAGAGCGATACCCCGGGGATGATTACCCGGATGTGGCTGACTTTCCCGGGCTGGTTTTGGCGGCATTGGGATCCGAAAGCCGAGAACGATCCTTCGACGTTGAAAAAGCTCATTCTTCGCATCTATTGGGACGGCGAGGAGCATCCTTCCGTGGAAGCGCCCGTAGGCGATTTTTTCGGCATCGGCCATTGCGAATTCCGCCATTATACGTCCCGGTATTTGGGCATGTCGAGCGGCGGCTTCTACAGCTACTTCCCGATGCCCTACAACAAAGTGCGCATTGAAATGGAAAATTTGCATGAGAGCATCCCGTGCGACGTCTTCTTCAATGCCAACTACGAAGAGTACGACGAGCCGCAAGCTGGGCAAGGGCGCTTCCATTGCCTGTTCCAGACGAACCGGCTTGGCGGGTCCGATCCGATGCCGGTGCTCGACATTCAAGGAAGCGGGCACTACGTCGGCTGCTGCTTATCCATGCAAGGCGAAGAGCTGAACTACTTGTCTTATCTGGAGGCGCCGGAATATATCTATGTCGATACGGAGGGCGGCGAGCCGACGATTGTAGGTACGGGGCTGGAGGATTATTTTAACGGGGGCTGGTATTTCCGGGACGGCGAGTTTAATGGCGAGCTGCACGGCGTGCCGCTCAAGGATACGCTGCGTTCGATGATCAGCATGTACCGGTTCCATGAGCGCGACGCGATCGCCTTCAAGGAAAATTTCAAGCTCTCGTTCGTTAATCCGTGGGAGGCCAAGCATTTAAAGCCGTATTGGTACTCCTCCACCGCGTACTGGTACCAGGACCGCGCGGCGGCGCTGCCTGAGAAGCTTCCGGTCGATCGACTGATGGGCTTGTACAGAATCCGCGATACCGATCATCAATCTTATCCATAA
- a CDS encoding PBP1A family penicillin-binding protein, whose amino-acid sequence MADGPRSTKGKKPEKKGKKRTNKRKLGVWLFFTGAVAIVCGIIGYLLIILNGERILAENQDKFILPEASTIYDANGKEVMKLSQAGGNRENVEFAEIPELMRDAVIATEDRRFEEHSGIDLWSIGRALVKDVVARSAVEGGSTITQQLAKNLFLTQDKTFFRKATEASIAVALEHKKTKDEIITMYLNRIYFGKGAYGIKAAAKYYFNTELKDLKLWQMATLAAIPKAPGNYNPINNPENSLERRAVVLQLMYDQGYITQTEMEEAKAVKYVPVDHPKTSNDQYLTFIDYMVDEAEKVSGLTEEQLRIGGYKIYTTLNTQAQSVMEREFDEDSNFEESVDEQKEQGAMIIVDHRNGEIQAMVGGRDYVNKGLNRVIKQPRQPGSAFKPITVYGPAVESGDWYPWSILQDVKTCYGSYCPTDSNKVKYIGAVSMRQSLKESRNASAVWLLNEMGVKTGLKFAEKMGFELDSSKDRNLAIGLGGLTNGVTVFDMAKAYSAFANEGKSVDPHALIRITDKNDEAVYAYDAPAPEQLMRPETAYYMTDMMQAVTEKGGTGVGARIDRPVAGKTGTTQHGIPGLKTGYNRDAWFAGYTAEWTAVVWMGYDHTDKDHMIKKSSAQSAAMFGEVMRDAIKGVKKGSFAKPADVQEEKPPVGITNFNAVYDEASAMVKLSWSPVEGEGMQYRVFRKEASEQAFTKLLDSLDATGVDDMSVAPGMSYTYYVTAYDPKKDMEGTPSEQLKVDIPEAEITPPDTEEPGEVVPPEEENPLPGDGTEQPGDGTTPPDEGTPGNGETPGNGETPNNGGTPNNGGQPVDPGTGNGGTGDTGTTPGGDGSVPADGQPTDGAGNGTGTGTGGNAGTGNVPATP is encoded by the coding sequence ATGGCAGACGGACCACGCAGCACGAAAGGCAAGAAACCGGAAAAGAAGGGCAAGAAGAGGACGAACAAGCGCAAGCTGGGGGTATGGCTGTTTTTCACCGGCGCGGTTGCGATCGTTTGCGGCATTATCGGGTATTTGTTAATCATTTTGAACGGTGAGCGCATCCTTGCCGAGAATCAGGATAAATTCATTTTGCCTGAAGCATCGACAATCTATGACGCGAATGGCAAAGAAGTGATGAAGCTGTCCCAGGCTGGCGGGAACCGGGAAAACGTCGAGTTTGCCGAAATTCCCGAGCTGATGCGGGATGCCGTCATCGCGACGGAGGACCGGCGCTTCGAGGAGCATTCCGGGATCGATCTCTGGTCGATCGGCCGTGCGCTCGTGAAGGACGTCGTCGCGCGGAGCGCGGTCGAGGGCGGCAGTACGATCACGCAGCAGCTCGCGAAAAACTTGTTTTTGACGCAAGACAAGACGTTCTTCCGTAAAGCGACGGAGGCATCCATTGCGGTTGCTCTGGAACACAAGAAGACGAAGGACGAGATCATTACGATGTACTTGAACCGGATTTATTTCGGGAAAGGCGCATACGGCATTAAAGCTGCGGCGAAATATTACTTCAACACCGAGTTGAAGGATTTGAAGCTGTGGCAAATGGCGACGTTGGCGGCCATTCCGAAGGCGCCGGGCAACTACAATCCGATCAACAACCCGGAAAACTCGCTGGAACGGCGGGCAGTCGTTCTGCAGCTGATGTATGATCAAGGCTATATTACGCAGACGGAAATGGAAGAGGCGAAGGCGGTCAAATACGTGCCGGTCGATCATCCGAAAACGTCTAATGATCAATACCTCACCTTCATCGATTATATGGTGGATGAAGCCGAGAAGGTAAGCGGCTTGACCGAAGAGCAGCTGCGGATCGGCGGATATAAGATTTACACGACGCTGAATACGCAAGCCCAGTCCGTCATGGAACGTGAATTCGACGAAGACAGCAACTTCGAGGAAAGCGTCGACGAGCAGAAGGAGCAAGGCGCGATGATTATCGTGGATCATCGCAACGGCGAAATTCAGGCGATGGTCGGCGGACGCGATTACGTGAACAAAGGGCTTAACCGCGTCATTAAGCAGCCGCGCCAGCCGGGCTCGGCATTCAAGCCGATTACGGTTTACGGTCCGGCGGTCGAGAGCGGCGATTGGTACCCGTGGTCGATTTTGCAGGACGTGAAGACGTGCTACGGCTCGTATTGTCCAACGGACTCCAATAAGGTCAAATATATCGGCGCTGTCAGCATGCGCCAGTCGCTGAAAGAGTCCCGCAACGCATCCGCGGTATGGCTGCTGAACGAAATGGGCGTCAAGACAGGTTTGAAGTTCGCGGAAAAAATGGGCTTCGAGCTCGACAGCTCGAAGGACCGCAACCTCGCGATCGGCTTGGGCGGCTTGACGAACGGCGTTACCGTGTTCGATATGGCCAAAGCTTATAGCGCGTTCGCGAATGAGGGCAAGTCCGTAGATCCGCATGCGTTGATTCGGATTACCGACAAAAACGACGAGGCCGTCTATGCATACGACGCGCCTGCGCCGGAGCAGCTGATGAGACCGGAAACGGCTTACTATATGACGGATATGATGCAAGCCGTAACTGAGAAGGGCGGAACGGGCGTCGGCGCCCGCATCGACCGTCCGGTTGCAGGCAAAACGGGCACGACGCAGCACGGGATCCCCGGCTTGAAAACCGGCTACAACCGCGATGCATGGTTTGCCGGTTACACGGCCGAGTGGACCGCCGTCGTGTGGATGGGTTATGATCATACCGATAAAGACCATATGATCAAGAAAAGCAGCGCGCAGTCTGCCGCCATGTTTGGCGAAGTGATGCGCGACGCGATCAAAGGCGTTAAGAAAGGCAGCTTCGCCAAGCCTGCGGACGTGCAGGAAGAGAAGCCGCCGGTCGGCATCACGAACTTTAACGCGGTCTACGACGAAGCGAGCGCGATGGTGAAGCTGTCGTGGAGCCCGGTCGAAGGCGAAGGCATGCAGTACCGCGTGTTCCGCAAAGAAGCGTCCGAGCAGGCGTTCACGAAGCTGCTTGATTCGCTGGACGCGACGGGCGTAGACGACATGAGCGTTGCGCCGGGCATGAGCTATACGTATTACGTGACGGCATACGATCCGAAGAAAGACATGGAGGGCACGCCGTCCGAGCAGCTGAAGGTTGACATTCCGGAAGCAGAAATTACGCCTCCGGATACGGAAGAGCCCGGCGAGGTTGTCCCGCCGGAAGAGGAAAATCCGCTTCCGGGCGACGGGACGGAGCAGCCGGGAGACGGTACGACGCCGCCTGATGAAGGAACGCCGGGCAATGGCGAAACGCCGGGCAACGGCGAAACGCCGAATAACGGCGGCACGCCGAACAATGGCGGTCAGCCTGTAGATCCTGGCACGGGCAACGGAGGAACCGGCGATACCGGCACTACGCCTGGCGGCGACGGCTCCGTTCCGGCGGACGGCCAGCCTACGGACGGCGCCGGTAATGGTACCGGAACAGGCACAGGCGGCAATGCTGGCACGGGGAACGTGCCGGCAACGCCTTAA